The DNA sequence tgcaagacggtagggtgattgcctatgcgtccagacagttaaaggtacatgagaagaattatccggtccacgaccttgagttagcagctattgttcatgccttgaagatttagcgacattatttatacggtgtccattgtgaggtttatactgatcaccggagtctacaacatttgtttaaacaaaaggatcttaatttgcggcagtagagggggttggagtttcttaaggattatgatatcaccattctttatcatcccggaaagaccaatatggtggccgataccttgagtcgtaaggcggagagtttaggcagcttagcatacttaccggtagtataggggcctttagccttggatgttcaggccttggccaaccagtttgttagattggatatttccgagccgtaccgagttttggcttgtgtggtttctcagtcttttctttatgatcgtatcagagaacgtcagtatgataaccctcatctacttgtccttaaggacacggtttagcacggtgatgccaaggaagtcactattggggatgacggtatATTACGTATGTAGGGtagactatgtgtgcctaatgtagatggtttgcatgagttgattctccaagaagctcacagttcgcggtactccatttatccaggtgtcgcgaagattTTTCGAAATTTAAgtcaacactattggtggaggtgaatgaagaatgatatagttgggtttatatctcggtgtttaaattgtcaataggtgaagtacgaacatcagagaccttgcggattacttcagagacttgaaattccggagtagaaatgggagcgtattactatggatttcgtagttgggatcccacggaccttgaggaagtttgatgctgtttgggtgattgtagatcgatgGACCAAATccgtgcattttattccagttgggacttCTTATTCTTCATagcgattggctgagatttatatctgtgaggttgttcgcctacacggtgtgctagtgttcatcattttagatcggggcacacagttaACATCACAATTTTAGAGAGCAGTACAGCAAGAATTAGGCACACAGATtcagctgagtacaacatttcaccctcagacggacgggcaatccgagcgcactattcagatattggaagatatgttacgcgcttgtgttttggattttggaggttcttgggatcagtttctgccactcacagagtttgcttacaataacagctaccaatcgagcattcagatggctccgtatgaggctttatatgggagacagtgtcggtctccggtgggttagtttgagtcgggggaggctaggctattgggtactgacttagttcaggatgctttggagaaggttaaattgattcaggagcggcttcacatagcgcagtctagacagaagagttatgcagaccggaaggtccgtgatgttgcttacatggttggggagaaggttctgctcaagttttcacccatgaagggtgtgttgaggttcgggaagaagggcaagttgagccctcggtatattgggccttttgagattattaaaaaaattagagaggtggcttatgaacttgctttgccacctagtctatgaggtgttcatccagtattccatgtattcatgctccgaaagtatgtcggggatccgtctcatattctggatttcagtacagtgcaactGGATGGtaattgacttatgatgtggagccggtggctattttagaccggaaggttcgaaagctgaggtcaaagaacatagcatcagtgaaggtacggtgaagaggccagccagtcggagaagctacttgagaGAATAAGGAGgagatgcggagtaaatatccacacctatttgagactccatgtatgattctaaacctgtttgaggacgaacgtttgtttaagagggggagaatgtaacgacccggctgatcgttttgagtattataaccccattcccccatttactgctcaagttatgctttacagttattttatgacttatcgggttagttggttcaggtccggaaagatttcggagtgaaataagacacttagtcttataaataaaaatttaagttagaaaagttgatcggatgttgacttatgtataaacgacctagTATTTggattctgataattccaatagctctgtatggtgatttttgacttaggagtgtgtccgaaaaattatttggaggtccgtagtggaattagacttgaaatggcgaaagtcgaagtttgacctgggggttgtctttttgatattggggttggaatccgattctgtaaatttgaataggtctgttatgtcatttatgacttgtgtacaaaatttgaggtcaatcggatgtgatttgataggttctggcgtcatttttagaaattggaagtttcaaagttcattaggcttaaatccatgtgaaattcatgttttgatgttgttttaggcAATTTGAGGGtctgactaagttcgtattgggttataagatttgttggtatgtttggtttaggtcccggggtcctcgggttgaattcgagtggttaacggacttggaagtaAGTTGAAGAAGCAGCTAAAGTTCTGCTGATGCTGGCGTAATGGCACCCGtagagtgggaaccgcaggtgcgagcccgcagaagtggGGTGGGAGCCACAGAAGCTGCCATTAAGGATTTGGGCAGGGGCGACAGATGCGGACTTATGGGCGCagaagcgcttgcgcagaagTGGGAGTACGAGCGCATGTGTGGGTAgacgcgcaggtgcgatggaattttccgcacttgcgaaggcgcagatgcggtccaaggCTCGCAGAAGTGGAGGCAGCTGGGCTAAGagacttccgcagatgcggtgtTTTCACCGTAGAAGCGggatcgcagatgcagaaatatggccgtaggtgcgaaagcactgggcagtgtacaaaacagaagggtccgagaaattttgtcatttttgacatttcagAAAgagggtgaggcgatttttgagcgagaaatcacgggaaATCTTAAGGTAAGTCACatttgatcatttctactccataatattgaattatcatcgaataatccgactagattacatatttttgaggtgtaaatcggggatttgaacttagggatttgaaaataagatttgaagatttggaagtcgagttgaggtcggattttggtaaaattagtatggttagactcgttgttgaatgggcttttgaattatgtaaattttgtcgggtttcgagacgtgggcctcatggtgatgtttgagctaaatttcggattttgttggaataatagtattttcttatggaattaattccaataaattttattgactggatcgaattatttgtggctagattcgaagcgtttggaggctaattcacgaggaaaaggcatagcggaataaagaattacacggtttgaagtaagtaacagttctaactttggtcatgagggtatgaaactccggattatgtattatatgattggttttgaggtgacgcacatgctaggtgacgggcgtgtgggcgtgcaccgtaggaattgtgacttggtcaaataccatggaactgtgtagttgaataatttgttgttatctgtacattctccatgtagtagagaaattaaaccacaaatcatgtttagattatatgttggcactgtagggacccacagaggtcgtgtacatgttgaactatctgcttaattgttattttatactcagtcacagtttacttatttattttatctcagtctctattgtttattattgatgcatcatatcattgttgtttcggctgatttaatgattattgagagcccgagagactggagagatttatgactgagtgaggccgagggcctaattgtgagatattatactatagcacgtgacttgtccgtgcagatccagatattatactatagcacgtgagttgtccgtgtggattcagatattatactatagcacgtgagttgtccgtgcagcacgcgagttgtccgtacggattatagcgcttggattgtaggagccccttcgaagtctgtacacaccccaagtgagcgcaggtacctactaagtgcgagtgctgagtgaatagAATGGCTaagtgactgtggtcctgagaggatgcattggatttcattactgttgcacttcagctgtcatatatcactgttttggaaatttctgagagatattatcttatgtttcagttgaacttgacatgaaattactgtttttggccttaaatgttgaactcgAAAGCATGTCTAtcttattatgttggaaattactgtaattggactcagctgtgaaactcgtcactactttcagttctttatttagcattgttacttactgagttggttgtactcatgctacaccctgcacttcgtgtgcagatccaggtgttttcggATATAATGGGTGTTGATTGTTTCACATagttaattttttggagattcagaggtagctgctatgtttcgcagaccttgtctctccttccctatccttttgcttattgtatttggtctcagattattatagaccgtattttccagacttgtaatgtatagatgctcatgtacttagtgacaccagattttgggagtgtttgtattgggATTTGCGAGATTTTTGGTATTATATTTAAACATCacgttttcaaacttaagagaaaatgtgatttattgagattgtcgtttgcctagtattgagataggcgccatcatgacatgtgagattttgggtcgtgacagtcactAACGGGAAAAGACCATTACCCATATGAAAAAACTGTTACTGCTAGTAGTTGTTCCTTTAGTTGGTCCTCAACTCCAACCATAAAGATGCTGGATTTCTCCATGTTGGCAACTAAACCAGAGACTTTGCTAAAATGTGTCAAGGCTTCTATAACCCTTCTCACCGATCTTGTATTCCCTTCACAGAAAATCATTaactcttcgggaaaaatcaaGTGATTTAATTTGAGTTGCTTACACATATGATGGTATTTGAAGTCTGGTAAATTACTCATGCTTTTAAGGTTCTAGACAAGTATTCCATGACTAGGACAAACTGCATGGGAGATAAGAGATCTCTTTGACTTAGTCCCCGTTTACCTTCAAAGTAACCATAACTTGATCCATTAACATTCATTGTAAACTTAGAGGAAGTCACACAGGTCATGATCAAATGTGTGAATCTTTCTGGGAAACCAAATCCTATCAGCACTTCatgtaagaattcctaacttaccATATCATAAGCCTTCTTTAGGTCTATTTTCATCAAGTATCTTGGGGAGGTTCTCCTATTGTAATGCCTCAATATATCATGACAAATAAGGACGTAGTGCAGCATGGATCTTCCTTGTACGAAGGCAGACTGATTATCTGCTACTATGTGTTGTATAACACTCTTTATTATGTTGCATATCATCTTGGAAATGACTTTGTACAGCACATTACGATAAGCAATTGGCCATAATTGGTTAGCATAATCAGGTACACTTACTTTTGGAATTAAAGCAATGTTTGTAGCATTCAGTTGCTTTAACACTTTGGTAGTCCTTAAGAATTTCAATATTGtaattgtgatatcttttcctaTAATACTCCAAGCAGCCATAAAGAAGCCACTGTCATACCCATCTGGCCTAGGGCTCTTGTTGTTGTCAATTTGGAAAAAGCTGTTTTGACATCCTTTTCCTCAAAAAGCTTGAGCAAGTTGAACTGAATCTCAGAAGTCAGTATTAACCCATTGCTTAGAATACTCTTTAGTGCTGCTTCTCTTAAAGTTTCTCTCTTGCCCAGTAGGTCCCGAAAAAGGTCTACAAATAGTTTAGCAATAACTTCTGGATCGGACTGGCGCTCTTCATTTGCATCATTTAGCATTGTGGTGGCTTGTTTAAGTTTTTTATGTTTGATGAATGAGTTAGTAAGTTTTTTATGTTTGATGAATGAGTTAAAGTACCGAGTATTGTCATCCCCCAGTTTTATCCAAGTACCTTTACTTTTTTGTTGTAGGTAGGactgttcaaaatcgaaccgaaaccgtTAATCAAACTGAATCGATgtcttattggcttattggtatcggattattgGGGTAATGGATTGTGAActgattgagattttataattaacggcttaacggtttgggggAGGATTGCTCAATTTTCTTATtgggtaaaccgttaacccgttaagaatttatATATTTACACTTTTAACCCTATTTAAGACGACTCTACGGTTGCATTTGTATTGGTTCAGCTAGTTTGAGCTTTCTGTGTTGTTC is a window from the Nicotiana tomentosiformis chromosome 10, ASM39032v3, whole genome shotgun sequence genome containing:
- the LOC138900375 gene encoding uncharacterized protein, whose translation is MLNDANEERQSDPEVIAKLFVDLFRDLLGKRETLREAALKSILSNGLILTSEIQFNLLKLFEEKDVKTAFSKLTTTRALGQMGKDITITILKFLRTTKVLKQLNATNIALIPKVSVPDYANQLWPIAYRNVLYKVISKMICNIIKSVIQHIVADNQSAFVQGRSMLHYVLICHDILRHYNRRTSPRYLMKIDLKKAYDMFTMNVNGSSYGYFEGKRGLSQRDLLSPMQFVLVMEYLSRTLKA